The genomic DNA TGCGTCTGGTGGGCCCCGACGGGCAGCAGATCGGCGTGGTACGGCTCCAAGACGCGCTTCGGATCGCGCGGGAGCTGGACCTGGATGTCGTCGAGGTAGCTCCGCAAGCGAAGCCCCCGGTGTGTCGCCTCCTGGACTACGGCAAGTACAAGTACGAGATGGCGCTGAAAGCCAAGGAGGCGAAGCGCAAGCAGTCGCAGATCGTGGTCAAAGAGATGAAGATGCGCCCGAAGATCGACCGCCACGACTACGCGACGAAGAAGGG from Actinomycetota bacterium includes the following:
- the infC gene encoding translation initiation factor IF-3 yields the protein MVTEPRVNDRIRASEVRLVGPDGQQIGVVRLQDALRIARELDLDVVEVAPQAKPPVCRLLDYGKYKYEMALKAKEAKRKQSQIVVKEMKMRPKIDRHDYATKKG